The genomic DNA CTATTGCTGTTTCCATTGTTTTCGTGATAAGCTCTAATGGTCATTAAACCAGCAAATTCACCTTGTGCTCCCGAGTTAGGTTGTAAAGAGGTACCAGCAAAACCAGTAATAACGTTTAATTGATGTTCAAGGTTTTTTAACACTTCTTGGTATCCTATAGCTTGATTAAGTGGAGCAAAAGGGTGAATATTTCCCCAGTTAGGATTGCTTAAAGGGAGCATTTCAGAAGCAGCATTTAATTTCATCGTACAAGAACCTAGAGAAATCATAGAATGATTTAAGGCAAGATCTTTACGTTCTAGTTTTTTGATATAGCGCATCATATCAGTTTCTGATTGATAGGCATTGAAAACTTCATTTTCTAAAAATGGAGTATTTCTTTCTAAAGTGTCAGAAAAAGCATTGGTTATACTGAATTCAGTAATATTTACTCTTTCAATGTTGAAAGCTTCAGAGAAGCATTTTAAAATAATGTTAATTTCTTGAATTCCAACAGTTTCATTTATAGAGATAGAAACAGTATCAGCATCTATATAATTGAAATTAATTTTATGAGCTTCTGCAATAGGTCTTAAGGTGTTTGCATCTACTTTAATAAGAAGCGTATCAAAATACGCTTTGTTTTTTTGTTCGAAGCCTAAGTCAGCCAGTCCTTTAGCAAGTGTATTGGTAGCATTATGAACCTGATTAGCAATATAGGTAAGTCCTTCTTTACCATGATATACCGCATACATCCCAGCCATTACAGCTAATAAAACTTGTGCAGTACAAATATTAGATGTAGCTTTTTCACGCTTAATGTGTTGTTCGCGGGTTTGTAAAGCCATACGCAAAGCGCGCTTCCCATTCATATCTTTAGTAACTCCAATAATACGGCCAGGAATACTACGTTTGTAGGCTTCTTTTGTAGCAAAATAACCAGCGTGTGGACCTCCATAACCTAGAGGAATTCCAAAACGCTGCGTAGTACCAACCACTACATCTACTCCAAATTCAGCAGGAGCTTTTAATTTTACTAAAGATAAAATATCAGCGGCAACAGCTACCTTAATATTATTATCATTAGCCTTAGCTACAAAATCAGTATAATTATAAACCTCTCCATGTTTCCCAGGGTATTGTAAGATGGCACCGAAGAAATCATCTGAAAAATTAAATTCTTTATGGTTGCCTATTACCAATTCAATTCCTATAGGGATTGAGCGTGTTTGCAAAATGGACAATGTTTGCGGTAAAATTTCTTCAGAAACAAAAAATTTATTAGCCCCAGCCTTTTTCTTAGCACGCTCACGAACGTCAAATAGCAGTGCCATAGCTTCGGCAGCGGCAGTACCTTCATCAAGTAAAGAAGCATTTGCTAATTCCATTCCAGTTAAATCACAAACCATAGTTTGGTAATTTAATAAGGCTTCTAATCTTCCTTGTGCTATTTCTGCTTGATATGGAGTATAAGCAGTGTACCAACCAGGGTTTTCTAAAATATTACGCTGTATGACACTAGGAATAATAGCTTCGTGATATCCTAATCCTATATAGCTCTTAAAAACCTTGTTTTTAGCACCTAATTCATGGATGTGATTTAGGTATTCGTACTCACTCATAGCAGGGGGTAAATCTAACTCATTTTGTAGGCGAATATCATCAGGAATAGTTTCATAGATTAAAGAGTCTAAAGAGGCTACCCCTATAGTCTTTAGCATTTTTTCTTGATCTTTAGAACGAGGACCAATATGTCTTAGTTGAAATGAATTTGTGTTCATTTGTGCGTTGTTCGTTTGTTTTGAAATTTATTTGTTTGGCTAAATAATTAACATAGATTTAGCGATCCAAATGTAATTAAAATTCAACGATTTCTCTAAGTAAAAAAATGGTTAAAAGAGATATTTTATTAACTTGTTTTAATACGGAAAAAACAAATGTGCTTATTTATTACATCATAAACAGTGCTTCTATTCTTATAAAATAATAATTTTGAATAATTAATTTTATAGAGAAATATTAAGAAGAAGTATTTATTTATTTTGTAAGTTTGCCACACGAATTTGTGATGAAGAACATTCTTAAAATAATAAGCCTATTTTTAGTAGTTACATTGTTAACGATTCCGCTAATGCAATGGGAGCATTATGTGTCAGAGCACATAGTAGAAGCTCATGTGTATTCTACTAAAAAATCTAATGATAAAGAGGTACTTATTAAGGAGGGTAGTGAAAGAAATCACTTATGTTCTATTTGTGACTACACTTTTTCGGGATCAACCATTACTTTACTTCATCAGCTAGATAGCTTTTTAAATAAAATTACATATATCCCTTTATTTTATGTTTCTTTTTTAAAGAACGCAAAATTTAAGGTTACTTTTCTTAGAGGTCCTCCCTCGTTATAAGCTTTTTACGTATAAATTTTATGGATAAAATGACCATCGTTACGCTTTAGTAAGATGAGATATACTCTATAATATATATACGTGTCTGATAGAGCTTGCACATCTTTTTCCAGCATTATCAAATTAAGATAATTGAAAAATATAGTGCCTTTTTATTTTTCCTTGGGAAAGGTAATCATACACATAAGAATTACTTTATTGATAGAATTTTTACAGAAAAAAACTGTTTTTTTTCATGGTAATTTTGATCTATAATCAGTTTTTTCTTTGAATAAAAGCTGTTTAGCTTATAGATGCATTGCAATAGCTCATCAAAAATCTAATATTAAAAAAATACAATCTTTAGGAAAAGATTATTGTACAGTTATTTATATGAAGTTGAATATCTGCATTTTTTATATGCTATTGGTAATTGCTTTTGCAAATGCACAAGAAAGCATAGTTATAAGTGGTCATGTGCTAAGCCACAACAAAAAAGAGCCTATTGAAGGGGCTGAAATACAAGTAGGAAGTACATATGCAATCAGTAATGCATATGGAAAATTTTCATTAGAAGTATTAAAAAGTGAATTAAAAGAATGTTTGAAAGTTTCTTTATTAGGGTATAAAAAATATGAGAAATTTTTGAATTTGGAGGAAAAGCATCATTTTAAAATTTATTTAGAGGAATATAGAACACAATTAGATGAAGTTACTATACGAGGAAATAAAAAGAAAAGCTTTCTTAAAAAGTTAGCATTATCTTCTGTGCTTATCTCCAAAGTAAATTTAGAAAGGAAAAAGGAGACGAGTTTAGGAAAATCATTAGCAAATATAGCAGGAATAGGCGCAATAACTATTGGTGCTGGGCAATCAAAACCAACCATAAGAGGATTAGGATTTAATAGGCTTGTGGTAATGCAAAATGGGATTAAGCATGAAGCGCAGCAATGGGGAACAGATCACGGCTTAGAGATTGATCAGAATGCAATTGAGCAGGTAGAAATTTATAAAGGACCTTTGTCTTTGCTCGTCGGGTCAGATGCTATTGGAGGGGCTATTGTGATTAAAGAAACGCAGGTTCCTGAAAAAAATACGCTTGCTGGAAAAATAAGCATAAATGGTCAGACTAATAATGATTTAGTAGGCTTTTCATCTTTTGTAAAAGGAAGACGAAATCATTGGTATTTTAAAAACAGTATAACGGTTAAAGATTACGCAGATTATAAGGTACCAACGAATAAAATTAGTTACAATGGATTTGTCTTCCATTTAAAAAAGCACCAGTTAAGAAATACAGCAGGGGGGGAGTATAAAGTTTCAGGAACTATTGGTTATTTAAAAGAAGGTCTGTCTAATAGAACCATCATAAGCAATGTGTACGAGAAAAATGGCTTTTTTGCAAATGCTCATGGATTAGAAGTTCGTAAATCCACAATAAATTATGATGCTGATAATAGAGATATAGACTTGCCAAGGCATGAAGTGAATCATTTTAAAATAACGAATGAAACAACAGTAGCTGAAGAAACATATTCTTTAAAAATAACTACAGGTTACCAGAATAATATAAGAAAAGAGTTTTCAGAACCATCAGAGCATGGTTATATGCCCAAACCATCGGCTAATTTGGAGAGGAAGTTTGATAAAAGTACCTATTCTATAAATGGAAATATGAAACTTTTTTCCATGGAAAATCATCATATAAAATTAGGGGTCAATACAGAATATCAAAAAAATAATATAGGCGGGTGGGGATATATAATTCCAGCATACGCAAGGTTCACTATTGGAGCTTATGCATATGATAAATATAGAATCTCTTCAAATCTCTATTTACATGGAGGGTTGCGTTATGATTATGGAATTCTTAAAACGAAGCAATATAAAGATTGGTTTAAGTCTCCGATACATAAAGAAGGAAAAATTATTGAGGAATTCTTAATTAGGTCAAGTGCTAAAAAGCTTGAATTTAAAAGTATAAGCGCTTCTCTTGGAACTGTTTTTACAAAGGGAAACCATACAGGGAAAATAAATGTCGGGAAAAGCTTTAGAATCCCTTTAGCAAACGAGTTAACTTCTGATGGAGTGAATTATCATATGTATCGTTATGAATTAGGAGACACAACATTAAAAGCAGAAGAGGCATATCAACTCGATTTAGAATATCAATATTTTGTCAGAAAAAGTAGCATCAGTGTAAGTCCTTTTATAAATTATTTTCCAAATTATATCTACTTAAATCCAAGTTTTAATTACCACGAGGCCTTACAAATATATAACTATAAGCAATCAAAGGTATTTAGAGCAGGAGGAGAAATCACTTCTACATTAGCTATTTCAAATAAAATGAATTTGAAAATAGCAGGAGAATATGTATATGCAGAGCAGTTAAGTGGATCGAAAAAAGGATTTACATTGCCTTTTTCACCTCCAATTTCGGTAGTTTTTTCGACCCTCTATAAATTAAAAGATACTAGAGTATTTAAAAATACAGCATTAGGAATGAGTTGGAGAATAACAGGCAGGCAAACCGCTATTGTTCCTCCCGAAAATAAGACAAAAGGTTATACTGTAGGGAATTTAACAATATTTACAGCCCTCTATAATAAGCATAAAAAATGGGGAGATATTTATTTTAAAATAAATAATATACTCAATACTCAATATTTTAATCATACAAGTTTCTATAGGTTGATAGAAGTTCCAGAACCAGGGAGAAATTTTTCACTAGAAATACAAATACCTTTTTAAATAATACCATCTTGATTGCTGTTTTAAAACATACAAAGGTAATAAGGCTTGTTTTTACGCTGTTACTACTTTCATGCTTTTTGAATGTAGGGCATTTTTGGATACTGCACTCTAAAGAGAAAATAAATATAAAAAGCAAAGTATCTAAGGATTTAAACTATGTTGCAGAAAGTCAATTAGATGAGGTTGCTTGTTTATTTTGTGAGTATGAAGTTAATAAGGCTTTTACGATAAAGGAACTTAAGCAGAGGGGAGTAGTTTGGTTTATAAGGGAAGGTAATCAAAATTTACAGGCAAAGGTTAAATGCAATGCAAGTAGCAGGTATTACTATACAAGGGGGCCTCCTAAAAGCAATAAGATTTAAGAAGAAAAAAAGGATTGCTTTTTCTTCTTAAATAGGAAAATGTTAGTAATTAATTATTCACAAAGATATAAGTTGATAAAATCATATATAATGAAAAATATAAAACGAATCACAATAGGCTTTTTAAGCATGGTAATACTAATAGTAAGTTTGTTAGTATTGACAGGATGTAGCAACGAAGAAGATCATATTACAGCTACTAAAATAGAAATCAAAAAATTAGAATATGGAGGAGAAAATGGAAATGCTAAAGAACTAGCAGCTGGAGAAGACTTACATATTGATGCTGAAATTTATGCAGAAGCTACCATTTATAGTGTTACTGTAGAAATGCATGCAGCAAAGGAAACAACAGCAAATTGGAAATTCGAAAAAGAGTTTAAAGGAGAAAAATACACTCTAAAAAAGAATATCGATTTCCATGAGCATATTGAAATTTCTAAGGAAGCTAAAGAAGGAGCATATCACTTTCATATAGCTGTAAAAGATGCATTAGGAAATGTTAAGCGCAAAGAAGGAGAGTTCTTAATAGTTGAAAAGAGTAATTAAACGAGTGGGTAATTATTAATAGAAATAATTGCGAGAAAGAGTAGAAGATAATTTTTAAAAACAAAATAACATGAATTATAGTACATATTTAAAAAGCATTTTTATAGGAATTTTGGTAATGTTGGCCTCTTGTTCAAAAGAGAGCGATATGGTAATACCTCCTTCTTTAGGAATTGTTAATTTAGAGTTTGGGTCAGGGCATAGTAGCGATAAAACAATAAAACAAGGAGGAAACATCCATATAGGAGCAGCTGTTTATGCAGAGGCGAAAATAAAAAGTATTACTGTAGAAATATTTTTAAAAGAAGGAAAGCAAAGTGATTGGAAGCTTAAAGAGGTTTTTACTGAAAAATACAAAGGAGCTAAAGAAGTTAGTTTTCATCAGCATGTAGATATATCTTATGAGGCAAAAGTTACAGATTATATATTGGTAATGACAGTAGAAGATGATCTAGGAAATAAAAAGGCAAAAGAAGGTATTCTTAAGGTATTGCCTTACACGATTATGGTGAAAAATGTAAAATATGGAACGAATACCAATGATGACAATCTAGCAGTTATAGGAAAAGACCTGTCTGTTGAAGCTTATATAGAAGCAAAGAACGAACTGTCATTAGTAGTTCTTAAAGTATCTGAATTTGTACCAGGAGAAGGATGGAAAACACTTGAGCGTAAGGATTTTGACTATACAGGTAAAAATTTGACAAAAGTTGATTTTAAAGGGAGTTTACCGATTACTAATAACTTACAATCAGGAAAAACATACGATATAGATATCGTAGTAGTAGATAAGAAAAAAGAACAATTATTAAGATACTATACCTTAAAGGTAGCGTAATTATCTAATTAGTCAATTGTAAGGATATTAAGAGGAAGAAGAGCCTTTGAAAATATAGTTTTTAAAGGCTCTTCATAAAAATAAAAATATGGAGTTAATAACTAAAAAAACCGTTATAACATCGAGTTTACTGGTGATGCTATTTTTTTCTTGCACAAAAGGAGAAAAGCAGATAGATGAAGTAAAACCTAGTATAGATCTCTCTTTTGCAAGTGCTTTCCCAAAGTCATGTGCTAAAATAAAAAAGGGAGGCTTACTACATTTTAAGGCTAGGTTTACGGACAACGAGGCATTAGGTTCTTACGCTATTGATATTCATA from Tenacibaculum maritimum NCIMB 2154 includes the following:
- a CDS encoding DUF4625 domain-containing protein, encoding MNYSTYLKSIFIGILVMLASCSKESDMVIPPSLGIVNLEFGSGHSSDKTIKQGGNIHIGAAVYAEAKIKSITVEIFLKEGKQSDWKLKEVFTEKYKGAKEVSFHQHVDISYEAKVTDYILVMTVEDDLGNKKAKEGILKVLPYTIMVKNVKYGTNTNDDNLAVIGKDLSVEAYIEAKNELSLVVLKVSEFVPGEGWKTLERKDFDYTGKNLTKVDFKGSLPITNNLQSGKTYDIDIVVVDKKKEQLLRYYTLKVA
- a CDS encoding DUF4625 domain-containing protein, yielding MKNIKRITIGFLSMVILIVSLLVLTGCSNEEDHITATKIEIKKLEYGGENGNAKELAAGEDLHIDAEIYAEATIYSVTVEMHAAKETTANWKFEKEFKGEKYTLKKNIDFHEHIEISKEAKEGAYHFHIAVKDALGNVKRKEGEFLIVEKSN
- a CDS encoding TonB-dependent receptor; its protein translation is MNKSCLAYRCIAIAHQKSNIKKIQSLGKDYCTVIYMKLNICIFYMLLVIAFANAQESIVISGHVLSHNKKEPIEGAEIQVGSTYAISNAYGKFSLEVLKSELKECLKVSLLGYKKYEKFLNLEEKHHFKIYLEEYRTQLDEVTIRGNKKKSFLKKLALSSVLISKVNLERKKETSLGKSLANIAGIGAITIGAGQSKPTIRGLGFNRLVVMQNGIKHEAQQWGTDHGLEIDQNAIEQVEIYKGPLSLLVGSDAIGGAIVIKETQVPEKNTLAGKISINGQTNNDLVGFSSFVKGRRNHWYFKNSITVKDYADYKVPTNKISYNGFVFHLKKHQLRNTAGGEYKVSGTIGYLKEGLSNRTIISNVYEKNGFFANAHGLEVRKSTINYDADNRDIDLPRHEVNHFKITNETTVAEETYSLKITTGYQNNIRKEFSEPSEHGYMPKPSANLERKFDKSTYSINGNMKLFSMENHHIKLGVNTEYQKNNIGGWGYIIPAYARFTIGAYAYDKYRISSNLYLHGGLRYDYGILKTKQYKDWFKSPIHKEGKIIEEFLIRSSAKKLEFKSISASLGTVFTKGNHTGKINVGKSFRIPLANELTSDGVNYHMYRYELGDTTLKAEEAYQLDLEYQYFVRKSSISVSPFINYFPNYIYLNPSFNYHEALQIYNYKQSKVFRAGGEITSTLAISNKMNLKIAGEYVYAEQLSGSKKGFTLPFSPPISVVFSTLYKLKDTRVFKNTALGMSWRITGRQTAIVPPENKTKGYTVGNLTIFTALYNKHKKWGDIYFKINNILNTQYFNHTSFYRLIEVPEPGRNFSLEIQIPF
- the gcvP gene encoding aminomethyl-transferring glycine dehydrogenase, whose amino-acid sequence is MNTNSFQLRHIGPRSKDQEKMLKTIGVASLDSLIYETIPDDIRLQNELDLPPAMSEYEYLNHIHELGAKNKVFKSYIGLGYHEAIIPSVIQRNILENPGWYTAYTPYQAEIAQGRLEALLNYQTMVCDLTGMELANASLLDEGTAAAEAMALLFDVRERAKKKAGANKFFVSEEILPQTLSILQTRSIPIGIELVIGNHKEFNFSDDFFGAILQYPGKHGEVYNYTDFVAKANDNNIKVAVAADILSLVKLKAPAEFGVDVVVGTTQRFGIPLGYGGPHAGYFATKEAYKRSIPGRIIGVTKDMNGKRALRMALQTREQHIKREKATSNICTAQVLLAVMAGMYAVYHGKEGLTYIANQVHNATNTLAKGLADLGFEQKNKAYFDTLLIKVDANTLRPIAEAHKINFNYIDADTVSISINETVGIQEINIILKCFSEAFNIERVNITEFSITNAFSDTLERNTPFLENEVFNAYQSETDMMRYIKKLERKDLALNHSMISLGSCTMKLNAASEMLPLSNPNWGNIHPFAPLNQAIGYQEVLKNLEHQLNVITGFAGTSLQPNSGAQGEFAGLMTIRAYHENNGNSNRNICLIPASAHGTNPASAVMAGMKVVVTKTDERGNIDVEDLRAKAELHKDNLAALMVTYPSTHGVYEKAIKEITQIIHDNGGQVYMDGANMNAQVGLTNPATIGADVCHLNLHKTFAIPHGGGGPGVGPICVAPQLVPFLPTNPVVPTGGENAISAISAAPWGSALVCLISYGYITMLGADGLTNATKNAILNANYMKERLNGHFSTLYTGEMNRAAHEMILDCREFKNNGVEVVDIAKRLMDYGFHAPTVSFPVAGTIMVEPTESESIAELDRFCDAMIAIKEEILEATKDHPNNPLKNAPHTQEMLTSDEWELPYSRKKAAFPLDYIAENKFWPSVRRVDDAFGDRNLICSCNPMEDYM